The following are encoded together in the Salvia hispanica cultivar TCC Black 2014 chromosome 6, UniMelb_Shisp_WGS_1.0, whole genome shotgun sequence genome:
- the LOC125192181 gene encoding putative late blight resistance protein homolog R1A-10 — protein MAYNLQSLITILQQILHPEQIHWTFDHNKPQLESLLQKAESLMQILENSSPSQIASLESQIRETTYKAEDIIESQMVHQMLSNPDSKSLTFSTPDLQEVIQELDSALVFLHDLTRDLQQAAQQLESVKLVELEEKSASSSRSKSDLVGVDADLLQLKDRLTNTEREVEIIPLVGMGGIGKSTLARNLYDDPNIVSHFDYRGWAAISHVPNIREIMLNLLRGPDEEVSDELMRRGDYELREILYKRLFGRRYMIVLDDIWSTDVWDEIQRYFPDNNNGSRVVITTRRSDVAEHVAGSKSLHHVRLLDKFASRDLLCRIVFGEEDCPDNLQEVAAKIGSDCSGLPLAIHVIGGLLSKVERSRDVWENVSINVKASIVELDEQQFSNILSLSYNHLPIHLKPCFLYMGAFPEDYIIKGSRLKSLWIAEGFVKSNGDMSLEEEAEDYLKALVERNLLLVRRKKSNWKPMSYSIHDLLRDLCIRKAYEEKFLNLKDSMRSVSVNSYSEIEDVRASPQLMSLARSFICTGEEIIFPMFSISRLVRVLDVRGIKYKELPEEILQLVNLRYLAFSCTSGIPIGISRLWNLQTLICGQEMTLSLPSEIWEMSELRHLRIERIIQIGEGYKIRFVHKKLQTIFFIWITPSLISSGFFEIIPNVVRLGIYYEDSPNIEIDLSHLGKLETLKCQSKLNEDGSCFLNKLRFPCSIRKLTIFYCVLSRSFLTTLCGLPNLEALSICKCVYQRDGETEEQEWEMTERDKFRSLQYLRLQSFNIVRWRANDTNFPKLRLLDVIRCNELEEIPSGIGDIINLQGIGVRGCGASVVASALQIQKVQQEEYGEYDLKVVIMQD, from the coding sequence atggcaTACAATCTTCAATCCCTCATCACTATCCTACAACAAATCCTTCATCCCGAACAAATCCACTGGACTTTTGATCACAACAAGCCACAGCTCGAATCACTACTCCAAAAAGCTGAATCTCTGATGCAGATTCTTGAAAACTCTTCACCCTCACAAATAGCAAGTTTGGAGAGTCAAATCAGAGAAACAACATATAAAGCAGAAGATATTATTGAATCACAGATGGTTCATCAAATGCTTTCCAACCCCGATAGCAAGAGCTTGACCTTTTCCACCCCAGATCTGCAAGAAGTCATTCAAGAGCTTGATTCTGCACTGGTTTTCTTGCATGATCTAACACGAGATTTGCAGCAAGCAGCTCAACAGCTTGAATCTGTGAAGCTTGTGGAATTGGAGGAAAAGAGTGCTTCTTCCTCGAGATCTAAGAGTGATTTGGTGGGAGTTGATGCAGATCTGTTGCAGTTGAAGGATCGTCTCACGAATACGGAAAGGGAGGTGGAGATCATCCCACTTGTTGGTATGGGTGGTATAGGTAAGTCCACCCTTGCTCGAAATCTTTATGACGATCCGAATATTGTTTCTCACTTTGATTATCGTGGGTGGGCTGCGATTTCACATGTTCCCAACATCCGGGAAATTATGTTAAATCTTCTTCGTGGCCCGGATGAAGAGGTCAGCGATGAACTAATGAGACGGGGAGACTATGAGTTGAGAGAAATATTGTATAAGAGATTGTTTGGGCGAAGATATATGATTGTGTTGGATGATATATGGAGCACAGATGTCTGGGATGAGATACAGAGATATTTCCCGGACAACAATAATGGGAGTCGAGTTGTGATCACTACCAGACGGTCTGATGTTGCGGAACATGTTGCAGGCTCGAAGAGTCTGCATCATGTTCGGCTGCTGGACAAGTTTGCAAGTCGGGATTTACTTTGCCGGATTGTGTTTGGGGAAGAAGATTGCCCTGACAATTTGCAAGAGGTGGCAGCTAAGATTGGGAGTGATTGCAGTGGGCTTCCTCTTGCAATTCATGTGATTGGAGGGCTCTTGTCGAAGGTCGAAAGATCAAGAGATGTTTGGGAGAATGTTTCAATAAACGTAAAAGCTTCAATTGTTGAATTAGATGAGCAGCAATTCTCCAATATACTTTCTTTGAGCTATAACCACTTACCAATTCACTTGAAACCATGTTTCTTATATATGGGAGCTTTTCCAGAAGATTACATTATTAAAGGATCTAGACTCAAGAGTCTATGGATAGCCGAAGGATTCGTGAAATCTAATGGAGATATGAGTTTGGAGGAAGAGGCCGAGGATTACTTAAAAGCATTGGTGGAGAGAAATCTACTTTTGGTTAGACGGAAAAAATCCAATTGGAAACCAATGAGTTACTCAATACATGATCTGTTGAGGGATTTGTGCATAAGGAAGGCTTACGAGGAGAAGTTTTTAAACCTCAAGGATTCCATGCGCAGTGTAAGTGTTAACTCGTATTCTGAAATAGAAGATGTGCGTGCTTCACCACAATTGATGTCACTTGCTCGATCTTTTATATGCACTGGCGAGGAGATTATATTTCCTATGTTTTCCATATCAAGATTGGTTAGGGTGCTAGATGTAAGGGGAATCAAATACAAAGAGTTACCAGAAGAAATACTTCAACTTGTCAACTTACGCTACTTAGCTTTCTCCTGCACTTCGGGTATACCTATTGGAATATCAAGGTTGTGGAATCTGCAAACCTTGATTTGTGGGCAAGAAATGACGCTTAGTTTGCCATCTGAGATATGGGAGATGTCTGAGTTAAGACACCTTAGGATAGAAAGAATAATCCAAATTGGGGAGGGATACAAGATAAGATTTGTTCACAAGAAGCTGCAgacaattttctttatttggatAACTCCTTCACTGATTAGTAGTGGTTTCTTTGAGATCATCCCAAATGTCGTTAGGTTAGGAATCTATTACGAAGATTCAccaaatattgaaattgatcTTAGCCATCTCGGCAAACTTGAAACTTTAAAATGTCAATCTAAGTTGAATGAAGATGGTAGCTGTTTTCTGAACAAACTCAGATTTCCATGTAGTATTAGAAAGttaactatattttactgTGTACTATCTCGGAGTTTCTTGACAACTCTATGTGGACTACCGAATCTGGAAGCGCTCTCAATATGCAAATGTGTGTATCAAAGAGACGGAGAGACAGAGGAACAAGAGTGGGAGATGACAGAAAGAGATAAATTCCGCTCATTGCAGTATCTGCGCCTCCAGTCCTTTAATATAGTGCGTTGGAGAGCCAACGACACCAACTTCCCTAAACTCCGGTTGCTGGATGTAATCAGATGCAATGAGCTAGAGGAAATCCCTAGTGGCATTGGAGATATCATAAATCTCCAAGGAATTGGCGTACGTGGATGTGGCGCTTCTGTAGTGGCCTCAGCACTACAAATTCAGAAGGTGCAGCAAGAGGAGTACGGCGAATATGACCTCAAAGTGGTTATAATGCAAGATTAG
- the LOC125193676 gene encoding uncharacterized protein LOC125193676, with protein MPSLASNKERRNWTLTEEDALIAIVKTIAADWRQENAFRTGYLEAIEKQLKVWFPRTDLNTTNVQSKLTIWKRHYYLVKNMINTSGFGWNDSSNMITVENDVWKQYAKAHPQAKSMRFKSYRFYQEWVEIFGKDTAGGKSSQGTVDLAKVAKKQHASVDLAKVAIQEPYLPYFDASDFPPSFNANTQDDSFSNNNENISHEFPHSYVPLEEEVADTPSPGESNSINSTKRDGEKKTKSTRKRSQLESATSKDSVIVEYCSHSQLQSYSFVRYPDIDL; from the exons ATGCCATCTCTTGCCTCGAATaaggaaagaagaaattggACACTTACTGAAGAAGATGCTCTAATTGCAATTGTGAAAACAATAGCTGCAGATTGGCGCCAAGAGAATGCATTCCGAACAGGCTATCTAGAAGCTATTGAGAAACAATTGAAAGTTTGGTTTCCTAGAACTGATTTGAATACGACTAATGTGCAGTCTAAGTTGACAATATGGAAGAGGCATTACTATCTCGTGAAGAACATGATCAACACTAGTGGATTTGGTTGGAATGACTCTAGCAACATGATTACAGTTGAGAATGACGTATGGAAGCAATATGCTAAG GCACATCCACAAGCTAAATCAATGCGATTCAAGTCATACCGATTTTACCAAGAGTGGGTCGAGATCTTTGGAAAGGATACCGCAGGAGGAAAAAGTTCGCAGGGCACAGTAGACCTTGCTAAAGTTGCAAAGAAACAACATGCCTCGGTAGATCTTGCTAAAGTGGCAATCCAAGAGCCATATCTACCTTACTTTGATGCAAGTGATTTCCCTCCCAGCTTCAATGCAAACACTCAAGATGACTCTTTCTCcaataataatgaaaacatCAGCCATGAGTTCCCCCACAGCTATGTACCTTTGGAGGAGGAGGTCGCAGATACACCTTCTCCCGGTGAAAGCAACTCAATCAATTCTACCAAAAGGGATGGTGAGAAGAAAACTAAGTCCACTAGAAAGCGTAGTCAGCTTGAATCTGCAACCTCTAAGGACTCGGTTATTGTTGAATAT TGCAGTCATAGccagttgcaatcttattcctTTGTTCGATATCCCGATATTGACCTTTAG